Proteins encoded within one genomic window of Paraglaciecola psychrophila 170:
- a CDS encoding adenylate/guanylate cyclase domain-containing protein — MLEQVLQPLPLFLLVIIALYTIVLVVLLRKTARLTVSASTSIENAQQCAYQSQSEEVLKQYKDKADEAMRLNQTFRKFVPKQFVDHFAKHGSETLELGRADEDELAILFSDIRGFTSLSEQMTPQELMNFLNSYFLRMNEPIHKNNGFIDKFIGDAVMALFDRPTGTNTDKAQDAIRAALDLRHAINLYNQHRSNCNYPPVNIGIGIHFGPVIIGTVGSDDRMDTTVIGDSVNIAFRLEALAPKYNTDIVISAQTLEQADAKGLFEYRLLDWIRVKGRKSPIEVYEIIDHQDPKVKQLKLANAELIKQGLGYRKQQQWQDAMAHFQQALMINPEDTLAIHHLDQCAKLQNTELAADWDGSILL, encoded by the coding sequence GTGCTTCCACCAGCATCGAAAATGCCCAACAATGTGCGTATCAGTCACAAAGCGAAGAGGTACTTAAGCAATATAAAGACAAAGCCGACGAGGCGATGCGTTTAAACCAAACCTTTCGTAAGTTTGTACCTAAACAGTTTGTTGATCACTTTGCCAAACATGGCTCAGAGACTCTAGAACTAGGCCGAGCTGACGAAGATGAATTGGCGATTTTATTTTCAGACATTCGAGGCTTTACTAGCTTATCTGAACAAATGACCCCACAAGAACTAATGAATTTTCTAAATTCATACTTTTTACGTATGAACGAACCAATTCATAAAAACAATGGATTCATCGACAAATTTATCGGTGACGCTGTCATGGCGCTATTTGATAGACCAACTGGCACCAATACTGACAAAGCTCAAGACGCTATCCGTGCTGCACTCGATTTGCGTCATGCCATTAATCTATACAATCAACATCGCTCAAATTGTAATTATCCGCCAGTAAATATTGGCATTGGCATTCATTTTGGCCCAGTGATTATCGGCACTGTAGGCTCAGACGACCGCATGGACACTACAGTAATAGGTGACAGTGTTAACATCGCATTTAGACTCGAAGCCCTTGCCCCAAAATACAATACCGACATCGTCATCAGTGCACAGACTCTTGAGCAAGCAGATGCTAAAGGTTTGTTTGAATACCGCTTACTGGATTGGATAAGAGTCAAAGGCAGAAAATCACCAATAGAAGTGTATGAAATTATCGATCACCAAGACCCAAAGGTGAAACAATTAAAATTAGCCAACGCTGAATTAATTAAACAAGGCCTGGGTTATAGAAAACAACAACAATGGCAGGATGCTATGGCCCATTTCCAACAGGCCCTTATGATTAACCCTGAAGACACCCTCGCCATCCATCACTTAGACCAATGCGCCAAACTACAAAATACTGAACTCGCTGCAGATTGGGATGGTTCGATATTGTTGTAA